From the genome of Candidatus Goldiibacteriota bacterium HGW-Goldbacteria-1, one region includes:
- a CDS encoding excinuclease ABC subunit UvrA, translated as MAKDIVIKGAREHNLKNIDITLPRDKFIVLTGVSGSGKSSLAFDTIYAEGQRRYMESLSAYSRMFLGQMQKPDVDIIEGLSPAIAIEQKSAGNNPRSTVGTITEIYDYLRLLFARIGVPHCPNDGTPIKSQTVQMIVDKILTDMNDAKIMVLAPVVSGRKGEYHQLFDKIKKEGFLRVRVNGELKELDTDIKLEKNKKHSIEIVVDRLEVKPDIKGRLTQSVELAIKLAEGAVIITDFNTKKDTLFSEKLSCPKCGFSMAKLQPRMFSFNNPFGACTECTGLGTKIQVDEKLILEPKLSLKEGALKPWRNQDGYYWQMLASLGKHLKFSFDVPFEKLPEKARKAILYGLEEDIKFDYKYKSHDGEYKYTGGFEGLVPFLERRYRETSTEKIREDILGRYMSEKLCHVCGGKRLKPESLSVLINGKSIIKATEFSIEKAYEFFTTLKLNERDAAIAKLILKEIKGRLEFLLNVGLSYLTLERKAGTLSGGEFQRIHLANQIGVGLMGVLYILDEPSIGLHQRDNMKLIQALKNLRDLGNTVIVVEHDEETMLHCDYIVDMGPGPGVHGGEVVCQGTLKEIMKCRNSLTAGYLMNRDKIQINKKRRTSEKFVEISGVTTNNLKNVSVKFPLGSFVAVTGVSGSGKSSLIGETFYPALLHKVYHTNYKPDGYKELNNWHHIDKVIEIDQSPIGRTPRSNAATYTGVFGEIRDLFSETKESKMRGYESGRFSFNVKGGRCEACAGDGIIKIEMHFLPDVYVPCEECGGKRYNRETLEILYKNKNIHEVLDMRVEDAMGFFQNIPNAYRVLKTMDEVGLGYIKLGQSATTLSGGEAQRIKLATELCKRSTGQTLYILDEPTTGLHFADIEKLLHVLNELVERGNTVIVIEHNLDVIKNADYVIDLGPEGGDKGGNIVVEGTPEEVMQCAKSYTGQYLKKHVNVTHRVSDDAAKPIKKKKTSKK; from the coding sequence ATGGCAAAAGACATAGTAATTAAAGGCGCGCGTGAACATAATTTAAAGAATATAGACATAACCCTTCCAAGGGATAAATTTATTGTTTTAACCGGGGTATCAGGTTCCGGCAAGTCTTCACTGGCGTTTGATACCATTTATGCGGAAGGGCAAAGGCGCTACATGGAATCTTTGTCCGCATATTCAAGGATGTTTTTAGGGCAGATGCAGAAACCCGATGTGGATATTATAGAAGGGCTTTCCCCGGCTATTGCCATTGAACAGAAAAGCGCCGGCAATAATCCGCGTTCCACCGTGGGCACAATTACCGAAATTTATGATTATTTAAGGTTATTATTCGCGCGCATAGGCGTTCCGCACTGCCCGAATGACGGCACCCCGATAAAGTCACAGACAGTTCAGATGATAGTGGATAAAATATTGACGGACATGAATGATGCCAAAATAATGGTGCTTGCGCCGGTTGTCAGCGGAAGAAAGGGCGAATACCATCAGCTGTTTGATAAGATAAAAAAAGAGGGTTTTTTAAGGGTAAGGGTCAACGGCGAACTTAAAGAACTTGATACGGATATAAAACTTGAAAAAAATAAAAAACACAGTATAGAAATTGTAGTGGACAGGCTTGAAGTTAAACCTGATATCAAAGGCAGGCTTACTCAGTCTGTGGAACTTGCCATAAAGCTTGCTGAAGGCGCGGTTATTATCACGGATTTTAACACAAAGAAAGACACGCTTTTTTCCGAAAAACTGTCCTGCCCAAAGTGCGGTTTTTCAATGGCGAAACTTCAGCCAAGGATGTTCTCCTTTAATAACCCTTTCGGCGCCTGTACTGAATGCACGGGGCTTGGGACAAAGATTCAGGTGGATGAAAAATTAATTCTGGAGCCTAAACTGTCGCTTAAAGAGGGCGCTTTAAAGCCGTGGCGCAATCAGGATGGCTATTACTGGCAGATGCTGGCGTCGCTGGGCAAACATTTAAAATTCAGTTTTGATGTGCCCTTTGAAAAACTGCCCGAAAAAGCCAGAAAGGCCATTCTATATGGGCTTGAAGAAGATATTAAATTTGATTACAAATATAAATCGCATGACGGGGAATATAAGTATACAGGCGGTTTTGAAGGGCTTGTGCCTTTTCTGGAAAGAAGGTACCGCGAAACTTCCACGGAAAAAATAAGGGAAGATATTTTAGGCAGATATATGAGCGAAAAACTTTGCCATGTCTGCGGCGGGAAAAGGTTAAAACCGGAAAGCCTGTCGGTTTTAATCAACGGCAAATCAATTATTAAAGCCACGGAATTTTCCATAGAAAAAGCGTATGAGTTTTTTACCACGCTTAAGCTTAATGAAAGGGATGCCGCAATTGCCAAACTTATCCTTAAAGAAATAAAAGGAAGGCTGGAATTTCTTTTAAACGTGGGACTTTCATACCTTACCCTTGAACGCAAAGCAGGTACGCTGTCCGGAGGAGAATTCCAGAGGATTCACCTTGCAAACCAGATAGGGGTGGGCCTTATGGGCGTGCTTTATATTCTGGACGAGCCCAGCATAGGCCTTCATCAGCGTGATAATATGAAACTGATACAGGCTCTTAAGAACCTGCGCGACCTTGGTAATACGGTCATTGTGGTGGAACATGATGAAGAGACAATGCTTCACTGTGATTACATAGTTGACATGGGTCCGGGGCCCGGTGTTCACGGCGGCGAAGTGGTATGCCAGGGAACGCTGAAAGAAATAATGAAATGCAGGAACTCGCTTACGGCCGGATATCTGATGAACAGGGATAAAATACAGATTAATAAAAAAAGAAGGACAAGCGAAAAGTTTGTTGAAATTTCAGGTGTTACCACCAATAATTTAAAAAATGTTTCGGTAAAATTCCCGCTTGGTTCTTTTGTTGCCGTAACCGGGGTTTCCGGCTCGGGTAAGTCATCGCTTATAGGGGAAACCTTTTATCCGGCGCTTCTGCACAAGGTTTACCATACCAATTACAAACCGGATGGGTATAAAGAACTTAATAACTGGCATCATATTGACAAGGTCATAGAGATAGACCAAAGCCCCATAGGCAGGACGCCAAGGTCTAATGCGGCCACATATACCGGTGTGTTTGGCGAAATAAGGGATCTTTTTTCGGAAACAAAAGAATCAAAGATGCGCGGGTATGAATCCGGCAGGTTCAGCTTTAACGTAAAAGGCGGCCGCTGTGAAGCGTGCGCGGGCGATGGAATAATAAAAATAGAAATGCACTTTCTGCCTGACGTGTATGTGCCGTGCGAAGAGTGCGGCGGAAAAAGATACAACAGGGAAACGCTGGAGATACTGTATAAAAATAAAAACATACACGAAGTCCTTGATATGAGGGTGGAAGACGCTATGGGCTTTTTTCAGAATATTCCCAATGCCTACAGGGTATTAAAGACAATGGACGAAGTGGGGCTTGGGTATATTAAACTTGGGCAGTCGGCAACCACATTATCAGGCGGTGAAGCGCAGAGGATAAAACTTGCCACAGAATTGTGTAAAAGGTCAACCGGGCAGACATTGTATATTCTTGATGAACCTACGACAGGATTACACTTTGCGGATATTGAAAAACTGCTTCATGTTTTAAATGAACTTGTGGAGCGGGGCAATACGGTAATTGTTATTGAACATAACCTTGATGTAATTAAAAATGCAGACTATGTGATTGACCTTGGCCCGGAAGGCGGGGATAAAGGCGGTAATATTGTAGTTGAAGGGACGCCGGAAGAAGTAATGCAGTGCGCCAAATCATACACCGGGCAGTATTTGAAAAAGCATGTAAATGTAACGCACAGGGTATCTGATGATGCTGCTAAACCTATAAAAAAGAAAAAAACCTCCAAAAAATAA